The proteins below come from a single Nocardioides eburneiflavus genomic window:
- the rplS gene encoding 50S ribosomal protein L19: protein MTNVIADLGTAIKRDDVPDFRAGDTVKVHVKVIEGSRSRVQVFQGVVIRVHGSGIGRTFTVRKVSFGVGVERTFPVNSPIFEKIEVVTRGDVRRAKLYYLRNLRGKAAKIKERREA from the coding sequence ATGACCAACGTCATCGCCGATCTCGGCACCGCCATCAAGCGTGACGACGTCCCGGACTTCCGCGCCGGCGACACCGTCAAGGTCCACGTCAAGGTCATCGAGGGCAGCCGCTCTCGCGTCCAGGTCTTCCAGGGCGTCGTGATCCGCGTCCACGGCTCGGGCATCGGCCGCACCTTCACCGTCCGCAAGGTCTCCTTCGGCGTCGGCGTCGAGCGCACCTTCCCGGTCAACTCCCCGATCTTCGAGAAGATCGAGGTCGTGACCCGCGGCGACGTGCGCCGCGCCAAGCTCTACTACCTGCGCAACCTGCGCGGCAAGGCCGCCAAGATCAAGGAGCGCCGCGAGGCGTGA
- the trmD gene encoding tRNA (guanosine(37)-N1)-methyltransferase TrmD — MRIDVVTIFPDYLAPLELSLPGKARDKGLLHLEVHDLRRWTTDRHRTVDDTPYGGGAGMVMKPEPWGRALDDVAQGATIIFTTPSGEPFTQALAGELSSHEHLVFACGRYEGIDQRVIEHAATIGTVREISLGDYVLNGGEVAALAITEAVVRLLPGFMGNADSLVEESHADGLLEYPVYTKPASWQGRDVPDVLLSGDHGRIAAWRREEAARRTAERRPDLLPAAATVGALADLDVRAAVPADAGELYTLQRACWLQELEANPGVEIPALRESLDDVRRGLGEWTVMVAREPSSGRLVGAVRGRVDTHADPAGEWDIGRIMVAPDLQGRGLGRALLELVEGLAPADVETYVLFTGAGSTDNLRMYKKAGFRLRPDRTAPAGAVVLTKRARRRISR; from the coding sequence GTGAGGATCGACGTCGTCACGATCTTCCCCGACTACCTCGCACCGCTGGAGCTGAGCCTGCCCGGCAAGGCGCGCGACAAGGGCCTGCTCCACCTCGAGGTGCACGACCTGCGCCGGTGGACGACCGACCGGCACCGCACCGTCGACGACACGCCCTACGGCGGCGGCGCCGGGATGGTGATGAAGCCCGAGCCCTGGGGCCGGGCGCTCGACGACGTCGCGCAGGGCGCCACGATCATCTTCACCACCCCGAGCGGCGAGCCGTTCACGCAGGCGCTCGCCGGGGAGCTGAGCTCCCACGAGCACCTCGTCTTCGCCTGCGGTCGCTACGAGGGCATCGACCAGCGGGTCATCGAGCACGCCGCGACCATCGGCACGGTCCGCGAGATCAGCCTGGGCGACTACGTCCTCAACGGCGGCGAGGTCGCCGCGCTCGCGATCACCGAGGCGGTCGTACGCCTCCTGCCGGGCTTCATGGGCAACGCCGACTCGCTGGTGGAGGAGTCGCACGCCGACGGGCTCCTGGAGTACCCCGTCTACACCAAGCCCGCGTCGTGGCAGGGGCGCGACGTCCCCGACGTGCTGCTGTCCGGCGACCACGGCCGGATCGCGGCGTGGCGTCGCGAGGAGGCCGCCCGGCGCACCGCGGAGCGGCGCCCCGACCTGCTGCCGGCAGCGGCCACCGTAGGCGCCCTGGCGGACCTCGACGTACGCGCAGCCGTCCCCGCCGACGCGGGCGAGCTCTACACCCTCCAGCGGGCCTGCTGGCTGCAGGAGCTCGAGGCCAACCCCGGGGTCGAGATCCCGGCGCTGCGCGAGTCGCTCGACGACGTACGCCGGGGGCTGGGGGAGTGGACCGTGATGGTCGCCCGCGAGCCCTCCTCCGGGCGGCTGGTCGGCGCCGTGCGCGGCCGGGTGGACACGCACGCCGACCCCGCCGGCGAGTGGGACATCGGCCGGATCATGGTCGCCCCGGACCTCCAGGGCCGCGGCCTCGGGCGGGCGCTGCTCGAGCTCGTCGAGGGCCTGGCTCCCGCCGACGTGGAGACGTACGTGCTGTTCACGGGCGCCGGCTCGACCGACAACCTGCGGATGTACAAGAAGGCCGGCTTCCGGCTTCGCCCCGACCGCACGGCGCCCGCGGGCGCCGTCGTGCTCACCAAGAGGGCACGACGACGGATTTCACGCTGA